The nucleotide sequence ggatttgttttttttataaatgcaaATAATCAAGAGATAATATGCCAACGTGACTTTTAAGAGGCCTAAGTGTACCATCCTCATTGATGGCATAGGCATGTTTGGATCCTCTACATCATACTGCACAGGAGTTTTCAAAGTCTTAGAGGGTCATGGGCAGAACTATTCACATCGTGTTTGTTGTTTGCTTCATCCCTCTGGATTTTGTTCTACCTCTAATTCTCTAAAACACACAAACCTCCAAAATCATTATTGACTCTGTTCTCTTTTCAAAAGATAATTGAATCTTGATGCTAATTAACCTATTTTGCAGCGAGTTTGTAGATTGATCAAACATCTACAAAAATCATGACTGTACAAGTATATCCTTAATATGAAAATTATGTTCTCCTACTTCTATGTGCTATCAAAAATAGTCATAAGAGTTGTTAGTTAAAAAAGTTGCCCGAATTTAGTCTCTCACAACATGACAAAGTAGCGTTCGAACCTCATATGAGAGACCTCCAGTAGTACAGAATTCATGTATTAGACTTTTAGTTATGGTCCTCTCAAGACAAAATTCCAGCTCCGCCTAGGTATTATTGTAAAAGTGCAAATTATCAAACaatctcaaatatttttcataagaaCTTCAGTCTCTCCATACAGCCCCCAAACAATGGTATCGATCGACTATCAAACGCTCAACACACAGGATTAACATCATATTACTCATATTACAATTCATCATGTAAAAATTCTCACTTGAAAAGACAGACAAGAAAATAGCCAAGCAACCGAGGATAACAGAATCCGCACACAATTTGAACGAAACCACTCCAGCAAAATGTTGAATCCAATATGACAAGAATGCAATATTAGCAGTGCTACATCCCTAAGTCTGGCAGGAAAGAAACTTTCGTGCatacatacaaataaaaatgcTTTGGAAGAGCATAAACTTTAGATTGCCTGGTAAGAAAAACAAACACTTTAACACTCTTTCCTACACTAATATCATACAAGTCACACCATTTTATATGAGGCAAATGAGACTCATTCTCTTAATGGTTAACAAAAGAGTGTTAGACTTGGTGTTGCTAGCTCTCCTCTGTAAGAACCAAATAGCAGCtctcaaattaaaaacatgCAACTCATGGTTGCTTAATCATGATATGCTATGCCAAAGTATGAAAACATCCAAATGAAAAAGAATTCCTAatccaaccaataaaattgatAACTAAAATCACTGTGATTGCAGCTATGAAAATCCCACATAACCATAGTCTTATTTGACACATGATAGTcaaagaaaatgaagaggaGGAACCACTGTGAATACAGCTATGAAAATCCCAGATAACCATAGTCTTATTTGACACATGATAGTCAAAGAAAATGAAGAGGGAAGTATAAAAATGGATTAACATCTGATACTCTAACACAGACAAAAAGAAGCTCAAACCTAATTACAGCCGGGCGCTTAAAGTACATAAAATTGCATAATCACATTAGGTCAGAAGCTTTACAAGGGAATGGAATGGATACATGAAAGTATCATGTATAAACTACAACAGGATCAAATGTGTACTCTTACTCAAAACTCCACAGCAGCACCAACTCTAGAAACACCCAAGCCCTTGTCTATCTGCATTCAAACCAAGCAAAACAAACATGTTAATGTATCAACCCCAAAATAAGTACAATTGCACACAGAAAAGGAAATTCAGGGCCTAATTACTTCCAATGCtatcagtttttattttaacttaaactaaaaaacataaaaggaaTATAGACACTATATTTCTCACCATTTTCCTttacaatttttgaaaaaaacctAGCATTTTCAGTACTTTCGAAAATCCATTTCTTCCGGCTTGTCGTCCATATCATCTCTATCACAATCATAGCTACACACGCCTACCAtctcttttttgaaaaaaaaaaaaaaaaaactagaattttCAGTACTTTTGAAAATCCATTTTTTCCGGCTTGTCTTCTATATCATCTTTATCACAGTTATAACTACCCGCGCCTACCATCTCTTTTTTGAAAATTCCCTAGCATTTTGAGTACTTTCAAAAATCCAATCTTTCCAGCTTGTCTTCTATATCATCACTATCACAATTATACCTATGCACGCCTACCATcccttttttgaaaaaacccTAGCATTTTCAGTACTTTTGAAAATCCATTTTTTCCGGCTTGTCTTCTATATCATCTCTATCACAATTATAACTACGCGTGCCTACCATCTCTTTGTTAACAatttaaaatcaacataaattctaGAATacaaaaactgaaaaatattttcataaagtaagcaagaccttaaactaaaactaaaattataaataaaacatcCCTAACCTTGATAAGTCTCAATTGTTGTCACATCCACTAGCAAATGTTAAAAAGCTTTGAAACTAGGACCAAATTTCCCACTGCCATTATTCCCTATTCGTCCATCACTTCCATTACCCCCACCAATTTTGTTCCCAATCACAGGACTCCCAATCCCATTAGCCCCAACTCTGCTAATGAGAGGACCATTCGGCGATTGTGAATGTCCATTCAACTCCTCTTTTTTAACCACAACATTGTTCCCATTAGTCAACCCAATTGAACCCTGAAGCTTTTGAAGCGCAAACACATGCTCAATAGCTTCCTTAGTCTTCTTCCTCGCCATCGCAGCTTCCCTAACCGCTCTCTCAGACCTAATCCTCGACAAATGAAAATGCTTTTTCATAGAAGAAGAAGCAACCTTGCAAGCACAGAGAAAAATCTTGGAGAGTTTTTCATCAATTGGGGATTCAGGAACAGGGAAGAAGGTGAAATTGGGTTGAGAGCAAGGTGGGCAAAGGTAAGAAGGTGGTGGTGGAGAAGAGAGGCAATGGATATGGCTGAGAGAAGAGCATTTGATGCAGGAAACGAAACGGTGCGCAGAGGAAGTGGTGGAAAGAGGGTTTTCGTAGAATTCGAAGCAACAAGGACAGAATGATGATGGATGAAGACGGAGGACGCAGGAAGTGCAGATTCGACGATCGACGCCGCGAACGACGACGTTGTGGAGAAGCCAACGGTCTTTGATGCCGCAGTTACAGCATTCGCCTTTGACGAAGGGGAAGATGTTGGGAGGAGATTCAGAGAGAATGGGTTTTGATGATGGAAGATTCATggtaatggttgagatttgagAGTGATTTGGgggattttgaaattttttagggttttgaaattGGGATTTGAGAATTTCTAGGGTTtcgaaggaagaagaagaagtgatTGAAACGGATACCCTATGATCGTAATTTGATGATGTACTcggttgttttgttgtttctgcaaaccattattttatcttttcatcAATATCGTAAATTTagtccaatattttttttttactctcatAAATGTTAGTCAgacaaaataaatgttaattgtGTACTTATAGTAAATATCCAATATGATTTAAAAGAATATCGTTTAAGATACATTTTTCGGCCTTTTGCCATATTATcgttttaaataccttttttgATCTTTTGGCTAGTAAATATCCAATACGTTttaaatgaatatcgtttaaGATACATTTTTCGGTATTTTGGCATGAATATCGTTTAAAATACCTTTTACCTTTTGACTAAGATCAAGAATattgtttaaggttttttttttagtcttttttttagatattaaaaaatgtaataaaatagtcaaaaaacatatcatttttattaaggAAAATTTTTTCATGAACATTTGTTTTAAATGATCTTGTAATTAAGGGCGGAGTTAATATTAATTGatcaatttaataaaataaaagttaattttcaaagttttaaGGTAATGAATGTACAATTCTCGAGATAAACTTTGCACATTAAACTTCTAAATAAGTTGTGcaattgttagcatttttcaaatattttacgTAAAATATTGGTTTGCACAAATAAATATACCCAAATGTtttacattaatttatttttttttgcttttacaCTGGTTTCCGATCCACCAAGCTCGAACCCATAAATGTGGATATTTACTCTGTCCAATGCGGGTAGTCATCCCTACATATGGTTGTCCCCTTGAACATAAGTTAGTTGGTTGAGACATTATAATATGCAAGATCCATGATTCAAACTTTGAACTCAAGATTTTCCACttattctctttaaaaaatgaaattctggCAACTaggttacttaaaaaaaaaagtacatggTTAACATACGTGGTTAATTATATTTAGACGGTTAATGAACAATTTGTATGTTTGAACGccgatttttcaaaacaaaacattgtttttattttatggttaatactttttatatatatggttAACTATGTTTCGTTAATGATTAATTAATACTATCTGatctcaaatataaacaaaatttggtCAACGAAAAATCGACACATTCAATACAAACAACCATTTAACCGTCTCACCCTAATTAAATTAGCGTCCTCTGATGATAATAATGTAGTAATCCACGAATCACCTTAGAATCCAAACAACCATTTAATTGTTTGAGTCTCACCTTCTCCACACCTCACACATGTAAGGTCTTTAGTCCATGGGGAAAGGTACACTATCTCATTATAGTAGCACGAATCACTCACTTACTCGAGCGTTGAAGTTCTTGTAGATACGTCACTCCATACGGAGCGCAAAGTCCTCCTTAACACTTTTTAGTTCCATTCATCGTCATCAATCCACTTCAAATtattaatcttaatcttaacGAAACATTAACAATTCGTGCAATCAATTTTGGTTGAAAGATAGACAAAATGACAATAATCATTAGAATTTCACATAAATAGAAGAGCCGAGATTCGAACCTCTATGGCTCTATCAAAgtatccgacctaacaatttcgacatttttatcGGTTGGgctttaaacctttttttttttttttacactggTTGAGCTTTAACTTGGAGACCGCAatcaacttatttgagctttAACTTGGAGACCATgcaatcaatttatttttattatattttatcatatgaaTCCTGATTTATTTTTcgattattgttttgtttattcTAATGATATTCTAAAGAAAGATGCGATAGAGAGCTTTGGTTTGGGTTTCTACGAAATGTCCAACCAAACATACCACCACATGTACTAGTATATTTCCGCCGTATGATCTCTATAGTGAAACTTGATTCAAATAAGCGAAGGTTTTAAATTTGGGTTTTCGTGAATGTCAAACTATCATATGATCACTTTTTTATTTCCATCCCCAATATCAATCCAGTGCATATCTAGAAGGAAAATTGCTGTTTTTACAATGAATATTTCCTATTGACATAAGTAATGACGTTTTTAccccagcggcagttaacaaccgttaGGCTACGCGtcggcagttaacaaccgctggcTTCCAACGGCATTTAACTGTTGTGTTCGTGATATATTCAAGTCAGTAGTCATAATCCAGACACTCACTCCATTATCAGCATCACCatctttctctcaaattttcactccctctctctaaaaaaactctaccaaatcatccaaaatttctttcactaaatcacaagtaagttatcACTTATGCTATTGTCATACATTTTAGTtagtatatgtgtttatatgtttataattttagttgttgtttaattattaaattttgaatatttgtttttaatatagttatgttgtagatctgaaatgttattaacatatattatgaatacctgttataatgaagttatattgcttgatttatattttttttttcgaattttataaaGTTTGTAGggtttgaatatttgtttttaatatagttatgttgtagatctgaaatgctattaacataCGTTATGAATACCtgttataatgaagttatattgcttaagtttatactttttttttcgaattttataaattttttagggtttgtttaggatttttagggtttatgtcaaattttcactacaagtgtttgaatgagtttttcattgattgtttttaatttctaattgtgtagatttgaatcaatggccgggtggatcgacgttcatgcacaattcaacggcggagaacctcagaggttgaaggttcggtgcatTGGTGTAACGCTAAGAtgtctcaaggatgaactgactgaattcaatcAAGGAGTCAACCctagagacacaaggagggtggaaaaCAACCAACGCttgacgaggggagagtatcattcacttgggtggaattaaaggacgacgaaaacgtgacgagcatgttttgggagaacaacatgttccagttgatcgatatgcgggtgacgttgctgagatcaactgaagatatcatcaaaagtttgattccgccagaagatcgtcattaggtaccgaatgaatgcaccttccgcctacaacaattttcttcctctgaatggggtaattcaaacttgccaaacggcaGGATTCCAATATTCGACCGACATTcctattgttccattcaaaagattaagTTCATGTTAGGATGGTTTAGATtaaggtattgaagtgtcaaggaatgaacctcattcttttgacacttgaataccatcatttaaaccaagcctaacaagaatttaatcttttgaatggaacattGGGAATGTCGGTCGTATATTGGAGTCCTGCtgcttggcaagtttgaatttaccacATTCAgaggtaacacaattgttgtagttggaaggtacaaacttccaactgcaacaattgtcttcctctAAATGGAGTAATTTGTCACCAAAGAAaaaatggggtaattcaaacttgttaaacggcaGGAATCCAGCATTCGATGAGCCTCTTGAATAATGGTAtccaagtgtcaaggaatgcacctcattcttttgacagttgaataccatcattcaagATGATCATCGCATGTTGGAGTCCTgctgtttagcaagtttgaatttacctaTTTAgaggtaagataattgttgtgGTTGGAAGGTGCATTCgaaaatgtaatgtaatgtgagaacatatatatatatatatatatatatatatatatagttgaatatgcataatacatgttgttttgaatggaacaataattatcttatttattcacttttcgaatttatttattcattacgcaattttaattagttgaattcacgttagatttaattagtttttattcgaatacgcaattattcaaaacgcgactttaatcgaaaattttcaaaacacaattttaattgatattattcaaaacacgaatttattcaaagtaccaatatgtcaaacaaaatgtaccataaaaaaacataaaaaaaatccaaaacaattagataTTACACCTCATTACATTCAATCATCTTCCTCATCACACAAGTCAATTGGGTTGTCCTCGACAGTCCCTGGGGCACCTGCTTTTGgctgaggaccaaaatagcatgtcctcccactcctcctcaacctcgaatGATTATACACCAGCACTTTCGAATCCTTCTTTTTGACGGATCCATCACATGTGATTTCGTGTCATGTCATCggcgatttttctttcttcttgtcgtCACCCTCCTTTTTGTTCAGCTCAACGTTtccctgattctgagacatatctacataaaCAAATCGGCGATCAAAACCTACATCATGCGtaacaattctacaataattcattaaaacctaaactaatcctaaaaattatatcacaaattcataacaacaaaatttcataacaaacctAAATTAATCGCAACGAttatacaacaattcatctaatcctcaaaattctaccataatttcataacaattctaacaatctaaacaattctaatctaaacctaacaattcaaacaacctaaactatcataatatcataaaatcaataaacctCTATAATcgcaattcaacaaaaaaaaaactaacaaatcaatcacaaaatagcAATGTAATAGGATGGTAAcaacttacttgattttgtgagCGTAATTGACGTTGAATCCGCAACAATTGGAAAAAATGGCACCTCTTGATCTTCAATccgcaacaatggagttttgtaAACTCCTATGTTGTTCTGTTCATATAACAGAAAgcaacgacagttaactgccgttggaGGTAAAAgcgtcatttacttgtgtcaataggaaatATTCTAtgtcagaaaaacaattttcatctAGAAAAATCACCAAATTTGTGCATGATGAATGTGtacttgttataccctgtttttggacctaaaaatactgggcccaatttcatttcaaactttgtcaattatcaaatttcaactgcacagttcaaattgtctctgctacgcagtgttttcaatcacatttttacctctgtttttcttgcataaaacctttcaaaatgtctttacttgtcttgtaagtcattcaaaagtgtctctgaatcattacattgctttttctacagtttatttcaaaatttgcaaaaagtcatacagaagggtattttggtcatttcctgcagtgggacccattttcatccttgtgactgtctctgagtcttttcaaattcatttttaacatttcatcagtaaaccctgtttaaattcatttcaaacttgcatctgagtcagtgtcagagtctgtttgagtcagtttaggtcatttttagccctaggggcattttggtcatttcacacaaaatttcggcatagggaggttactttgaagtacctcatttaggccattggttcgttttagtccgttttgtcaattttattttggtttcactttacgtttgatcaaattgcgttttttattcaaattttatttttattacattttggtccctcaattaaggtcccaaaattgcatttcagtccaaaagtttctaaaaattgcatttcagtccttttattatcattttttttgcaagggcgccccaaagggcattttggtccaatttttcgcacaaattttagtccagtccagatgtcactcttttattggttcaagtacacatggcagcatataaaaggggaacagtgtcagattttttaGAGGGATCCATTCATCAtatgccacatcacaaacagatttctcaatttctctctctattctgttagatcagaaaacagaaaatcaccaagaacacagaaAAATCCCAAACCCTAACACACagattcatcacaaattcacCAGAATTCAACAAAGATTTCTCAGATTTCTCAGATTTCTCTgcagttctcagtgattcgtCCTTGAATCGTCATCATCGAACCGTTCCtttcgcaattccagtgcgaatccatcgctgttagcaacggactcaagcacgatcacgaaaaaCGCGAAtcggagaagaagaggaaaaacgCGCAACAACGCAAGCAACAGAAGCTAGTGCGAAACAACGCAAGCAACGGAAGCCAACGCGCAACAACGCAAGCAACAGAAGCAAGCACGAACGTGTCGTGagcaaggagaagaagaaagcagTGGATTCGAACGCAACAAGCCAAGCCAAAACCAAGAATCACGTTCGTGAGCCAAAAGCAACAAAGAGGTAATCCTCTTCACTCCtttctctctttccttttcCGTTTTTGTTCCAAAGTTTCATCGaagttcaaactcagatctactccgattcaaacttttttaaaaaaatctaagctcggattcgagtaacacataaaaaaggatgtttaaaaacgtaaaaaaaatgtgaatcggagcagtttcaaactccggcgcggaggcgccaccgccgtccgccgcgccggaaaagccatgccaaccggagaagatgaccggaatcttagagagaagtgagagcttctctcactagaagagagaaggaaaagaaaaaaatgaaaaaaaccggactGGACGCATTTATATAGAgctttgaaccggtccggtttatttccggttttttcctttctttctcagcCTCTAGATCAATCTaacgtctcctgtgcaatctgagttttgtgaattgggcctttggtttgggctttgatcttttacgtttttgtttgttttcctgctatttgcaccatatttctttgctgtttgaacccctgcatgcttaaaattttctccaaaaaatctccaaaaattatcacatgtttcttgatattttcttagtgtttttatgacatttttgaacattaaggatctatgaaatttttgtataattaattcatagcattttaattctctttgaattatttgttatggattcttcttcacacatttgtccttgatgtgagaatatgtgataaaagctacttgatgtgttaatatgagagatttgtgcctataatttcatgttgatttgctgttttgatttggttcatgagtgcttgattttatgaacaatatatgcatattttgaaagatataaaatgccaagtttattctagaaaatatggcatgaaaccatgcttgcatgtttccaataattccatgctataacttgagataaagaaaactctttccaaacttgtt is from Medicago truncatula cultivar Jemalong A17 chromosome 1, MtrunA17r5.0-ANR, whole genome shotgun sequence and encodes:
- the LOC25485790 gene encoding uncharacterized protein, whose amino-acid sequence is MNLPSSKPILSESPPNIFPFVKGECCNCGIKDRWLLHNVVVRGVDRRICTSCVLRLHPSSFCPCCFEFYENPLSTTSSAHRFVSCIKCSSLSHIHCLSSPPPPSYLCPPCSQPNFTFFPVPESPIDEKLSKIFLCACKVASSSMKKHFHLSRIRSERAVREAAMARKKTKEAIEHVFALQKLQGSIGLTNGNNVVVKKEELNGHSQSPNGPLISRVGANGIGSPVIGNKIGGGNGSDGRIGNNGSGKFGPSFKAF